Proteins from a single region of Haloterrigena alkaliphila:
- a CDS encoding DUF433 domain-containing protein: protein MATSQYRIVSGDDSDIHDEPHLPDSRVTVREIRTRVEERGRSPEAIADRFSLDIADVYEALAYYHSNPEEMRAVERRHERADDVARRRSSIAPPTDE from the coding sequence ATGGCGACCTCTCAGTATCGAATCGTTTCCGGGGACGATTCGGATATTCACGATGAACCCCATTTGCCCGACAGTCGAGTCACGGTTCGGGAGATCCGCACTCGAGTCGAAGAGCGCGGACGGAGTCCCGAAGCGATTGCTGACCGGTTCAGTCTTGACATCGCAGACGTATACGAGGCACTCGCGTACTACCACTCCAACCCCGAGGAGATGCGTGCCGTCGAACGACGACACGAACGGGCGGACGACGTTGCGAGACGACGGTCTTCGATAGCACCGCCGACAGACGAATAG
- a CDS encoding UPF0175 family protein translates to MPSISARVSDEDAEELESVAELIGDDKSTVVRRALRKGLSDIRIQFAVDRYQTGDVSVNQAAQIAGVNLAEWLQIARERNLTSQLSPEDLDADASTAREL, encoded by the coding sequence ATGCCGTCGATCAGCGCTCGAGTCTCCGACGAAGATGCTGAAGAACTGGAATCGGTCGCCGAGCTTATCGGCGACGACAAGAGCACGGTTGTCCGTCGCGCCCTCAGGAAGGGGCTGTCCGACATTCGGATTCAGTTCGCAGTGGATCGGTACCAGACCGGTGACGTGTCGGTCAACCAGGCGGCCCAAATAGCCGGCGTCAACCTCGCGGAGTGGCTACAGATCGCCCGCGAACGCAATCTCACGTCCCAGCTGTCGCCGGAAGACCTCGACGCGGACGCGTCGACTGCCCGGGAGTTATGA
- the aglF gene encoding UTP--glucose-1-phosphate uridylyltransferase AglF, producing MQAVVLAAGKGTRLRPLTEDKPKVLVEVNDKPLIEDVFDNLLEIGVTDIVVVVGYMKEKIIERYGDEYEGVPITYAHQREQLGLAHAILQAEPHIDDDFVLMLGDNVFRGNLGDVVNRQQEDRADAAFLVEEVPYEEASRYGVLDTNEYGEIVEVVEKPDDPPSNLVMTGFYTFTPAIFHACHLVQPSDRGEYELPDAIDLLIQSGRTIDAIRMDGWRIDVGYPEDREAAEERLQDAEAEEVGAAATAE from the coding sequence ATGCAAGCAGTCGTTTTAGCAGCCGGAAAAGGAACCCGCCTCCGCCCCCTCACCGAAGATAAACCGAAGGTCCTCGTCGAGGTAAACGACAAACCCCTCATCGAGGACGTCTTCGACAACCTCCTCGAGATCGGCGTCACCGACATCGTCGTCGTCGTCGGCTACATGAAAGAGAAGATCATCGAGCGCTACGGCGACGAGTACGAGGGCGTGCCGATCACGTACGCCCACCAGCGCGAACAGCTCGGCCTCGCCCATGCGATCCTCCAGGCCGAACCGCACATCGACGACGATTTCGTGCTGATGCTGGGCGACAACGTCTTCCGGGGGAACCTCGGAGACGTCGTCAATCGCCAGCAGGAAGACCGCGCTGACGCCGCGTTCCTCGTCGAGGAGGTCCCCTACGAGGAGGCCTCCCGCTACGGCGTCCTCGACACCAACGAGTACGGCGAGATCGTCGAGGTCGTCGAGAAACCCGACGATCCGCCGTCCAATCTCGTCATGACGGGGTTCTACACCTTCACGCCGGCGATCTTCCACGCCTGTCACCTCGTCCAGCCCAGCGACCGCGGCGAGTACGAACTGCCGGACGCGATCGACCTGCTCATCCAGTCGGGCCGGACCATCGACGCGATCCGGATGGACGGCTGGCGGATCGACGTCGGCTATCCCGAGGACCGCGAGGCCGCCGAGGAACGTCTGCAAGACGCCGAGGCGGAAGAGGTCGGAGCAGCTGCGACCGCCGAATAA
- a CDS encoding flippase codes for MKLGQTSIVYFLSRFLASFLGFIATIYFARLLGAEPLGIYYLVIGLVSWLAIAGKIGFSGAVKKRVSEGEEQEEYAIAGMALITAIFVIISVGILLFRPYVDSYIGYPATEFVVLFLFVTLSNAIVNSLLVGFHLVHVNGILSPTRTGGRVILQIGAVVAGLGLTGLFVGYVAGYAVVVLIGLSIALRRFDGFSLPQRRHFRSLFDYAKFSWLGSLQSRMFNYTDVIVLGIFVPSTLIGVYSIAWNVAQFLILFAGAISTTFFPEISELSSKRNTESVTDLVENALSYSGLLLIPGLVGGTIIGERLLRIYGEEFIQGTTILVVLIIANLIMSYQSQILNTLNAIDRPDLAFRANVVFVVGNLFLNVLLIYFYGWFGAAVATALSIAISLVVAHHYLQSIVDYAIPYTEISRQWIAAIVMGVIVYGGVHLENTYAVLGHNVATVILLVGIGASVYFVTLLGLSPRFRTTVDRNLPFNIPLARN; via the coding sequence ATGAAACTCGGACAGACTTCGATTGTTTACTTCCTGTCGCGATTTCTTGCGTCATTTCTCGGATTCATCGCTACGATCTACTTCGCACGACTGCTCGGTGCGGAACCACTTGGCATCTACTACCTTGTAATTGGATTGGTTTCCTGGCTCGCAATAGCAGGAAAAATAGGATTTTCAGGTGCCGTCAAGAAACGGGTCAGTGAGGGAGAAGAACAAGAAGAGTACGCTATCGCAGGCATGGCACTAATTACTGCTATATTTGTGATTATTTCGGTCGGAATACTCTTGTTTCGCCCGTACGTCGACAGCTATATCGGTTATCCGGCCACGGAATTCGTAGTTCTCTTTCTGTTCGTCACACTGAGCAACGCAATCGTCAACTCGTTGCTAGTGGGTTTTCACCTTGTTCACGTCAACGGGATTCTCTCTCCAACGAGAACCGGTGGGCGAGTAATCCTCCAAATCGGGGCTGTCGTAGCTGGACTCGGACTCACTGGATTGTTCGTCGGCTACGTTGCAGGATATGCGGTCGTAGTACTGATTGGACTGTCGATAGCCTTACGACGTTTCGATGGGTTCTCGCTGCCTCAAAGACGTCATTTCCGGAGCCTATTTGACTACGCGAAGTTTTCCTGGCTCGGCAGTTTACAATCAAGGATGTTCAACTACACAGACGTAATCGTCCTCGGTATCTTCGTTCCCTCAACACTGATCGGCGTTTACTCGATTGCTTGGAATGTCGCACAGTTTCTCATTCTCTTCGCCGGGGCCATTAGCACCACATTTTTTCCCGAAATTAGTGAATTATCCTCGAAGCGTAATACTGAATCTGTTACTGATCTCGTTGAGAATGCGCTTTCATATTCCGGTTTACTGTTGATTCCGGGGTTAGTTGGCGGAACGATTATCGGGGAACGACTCCTTCGTATTTACGGTGAAGAATTTATTCAGGGGACAACTATTCTCGTAGTGTTAATCATCGCGAACCTAATTATGAGTTATCAGAGCCAGATTCTCAATACGCTTAACGCTATTGATCGCCCGGATCTCGCGTTCCGGGCCAATGTAGTGTTCGTAGTCGGTAATCTCTTCCTCAACGTTCTCCTCATCTATTTCTATGGCTGGTTTGGTGCAGCTGTCGCAACGGCGCTGTCGATAGCGATCAGTCTTGTTGTGGCCCATCACTACCTTCAATCGATTGTCGACTACGCCATCCCGTATACGGAGATCAGCCGCCAGTGGATCGCCGCCATCGTCATGGGTGTGATCGTGTACGGCGGGGTTCACCTCGAAAACACATATGCCGTACTCGGACATAATGTCGCTACCGTCATTCTCTTAGTCGGAATCGGTGCAAGTGTATACTTCGTGACGTTGCTCGGACTCTCACCACGCTTTCGGACAACTGTCGACCGAAACTTGCCATTCAATATTCCGCTGGCTCGAAATTGA